CGCTGGTAACCTTCCGCCGTGCCGATAACCACGTATGAGCCGGGCGCGAGCTTCCGTTCAAAGCTGCCCGTATTCCGGTCTGCCACGATCGCCCCGGCCGGGTCGGGCGGATCGAATACGATAATGGCGCCGCCGATCGGCCCCCCGTCCGGATTGCGGACCCGTCCACGCAGAACCGTCGGCAGCACCGGCGGCGCATCCTTTTTCAGCGGGTTGAGCCGGATCTCAATCTGCTGCACCCGGTTTGACATGATCTCGATCGTTTCCGACCTGGCCTCATACCCCTCGGCGGAGGCGACCCACTGGGCCTGGCCTGGATCGAGTTCGGGCGAGGCAAAGGTATTCTCGACCGGATCGAACTCGAAGGCCTGATCAACCGGCTTGCGGAGACGGACTTTTGCATCCGCCACCGGCTGGCCGGATTTGGCATCCAGCACCCGGGCAGTGAACGAGCCCCGAAGCGGAGCGATGTGCTGGCCGCAAACGGCATTCGGATTGACCTGCCGCGCCGATATCTTCGCGGCCATCGGTTCGATCATTTCCCGCACCGCCAGTTGTGCCACCCGCGAGAGGGGATCCCGCTGGCTGGTGAAAATGGCAAACGACGTCCGGCTCATGGAGTTCGACCAGACAATCTCCCCGCTGGTCACGTCGAGCATCCGGACGTTCAGCCCGACTGTCGGTTCGTCACCCTGCAGCAGGTGGCCCGAGAAGTCCGTGCCTGTTGTATTCGGATACCAGTATTCCGACACCGAACCGTAGATGACTCCATCCACATTCAGGCGTTCGCCCAGCATCCGGGCGAACTCGGCATTCATCCGTGATGGCAGAGGGAGATTCACCGCATTCGCCTGCCGGATGACTTCCGTCCGCTCCATCACCCTGAACAGCCCCGTCGAATACAGGTCAGTCGCGATGAAATCCGCCACCACCAGACCGGCATTGGGATAAGTCGTCAGGTTGTCCAGCGGGAAAACGGCCACGCACTGCACCGGTTCCAGAGCCGCCGGCGACCGGACCCATTCACGCATGAACCGGTTTCCGCAGGCCGGCAGCAGGATCGCGGCGGCAAGAACGATCGCGACAGGCTGCCAGCGGACAGGAAGAGCGCTCATTGGTGCCCTCCTATCCCCGCAACCAGGCGCCGTGCCATCTGGCTGGCGATCTTCTGCGCGATCCGGTTCACCGGATCGCGCTCGGTCGAGAACATGTCATAGCTCGACATGGACATCGTGGTCGCCCAGATCACCGCCCCCGAGCGGACGTTGACCATCCGGACCGAGACAGCCACCGCAGGCTCTCGCGGCGCCTGCCGGCTCTTGTCCAGGCGGTAGTTGAACTCGTTGATAGACCCGATCACCAGCGCGTCGGCCTGGATTTTCCTGCCCAGTTCGGCCGCAAAACTGCGATCCAGCAGCGGCGGCCACGGGAGCTGAGCCTCAGCCCCCAGCCTTACCGTCGTTTCGCGCTCGATCACCTTGTAACGTCCGAGCGCGATCAGTTCCGCGCCAACGATGTCGGCGACAACCTCGCCCGCGTTGGGGAAGTCCGTCAGGTTCTCAAATGGCGCGATGGCGATGACCGCTATGGGCTCGAACTGGTCGGGACTGGCCACATAGTGGCGGGCAAACTGGTTCCCGCACCCGGCGCAGAGAACGGCCAGCACAAACGCAACCATATTCCGTTTTGAAATTGTCCTGAAAAATACTGGCATCAACGGCGATTCAACTCCCTGAAATCCCCAGCCCCCTGCATCAAAACGAGTCTGTCCACCTCAACATTGCTGCGCTTTTGCACAATTCCTGCCATTACCGCATCTTCCATGGCCCCGGGTCCGCCCCTTACGGACCCCGGCCATCAGTTCTTCTGACTTGGCAGGACGACAATGGCCGAACCCTTTACCGTCACATTCCCCCGCTGAGTCGCGGTTTCAAACTCGCACTCAACCTCGCGGGTCTGTGCATTGACATTTTTCACGGTACCCTTGCAGGTGACCGTATCGCCCAGATCGGTCGGCGAGGTAAACCGCACGTCGATCACCTTGACGTGCGCCCTGGGGCCGGCCCAGTTCCTCACGTAGCGGCCCAGAAAACCCATCGACAGCATGCCGTGCGCGATACACCCTTTCAGGCCCGCCTTATGCGCGAAATCCTCATCGTAGTGAAGAGGATTGAAGTCCAGACTGGACCCGGCGTACTTGACCAGCTGAACACGTGTAATCGGATCGGTTGTGAGCGGCGGCATCGAATCACCAGCCTTGATGTTCTCGATGAAAACCTGTCCCATGAATTTCTACCTGCTTCACGCCAGAGTTTGCTGCAGCAAGACCCCAAGAATGGGTCGCTGCGGCATCAAGCCCATTATTGCCTAATTTCACTCCAACATGGCAAGCGGTTTCTGGATGAATTCTTAAATGATTACCATGTGTTACCCGTGACCCCTCGCACAGTTCTGAACGACACGGCTTATTAAGCGGCCAATCTGTATCCAACTGGCACATATGCGCCAGAAAATCCCGATCCGGCGCACTGGCTAACTCTTCAAAAGATCGGCCACGCGATTAAGCCCGTGCAGGTCGGAGATGTCGGAATCAAGCTCCTCGACCCAGTGAAGGAACCGACCGGAAGGCAGCCGGCGGCGGACCAGATCGACATTGCGGCGGTCGTTGGCAAGCTGAATCTGGTGGAGCGCAAGATTCCGGGCAAGATGCGACATCACCGGGCGCAGGTCGCTCCCCGCCCCCAGCTGTCTCATAAGTTCCGGAACGAGCGTTTCGTCCACCCGGTCCAGTTCAGCCACCCGGCCGGGCAGATATCCTTCGGGAAGTTCTCCAACGAAATCCTTGCGGGTACGGTTGACAATAACACCGCTGGTATCGATTCCCATGCGGCGGAGCGTATCGACAAGGAAAAGAGCCTCCTCCACCGTGATCAGGTTCGTGCTCGTCACCACGAAAAACCCGCACTCGGAGGACCGGAACGCCCGTGACACCTGGTCTGAACGCTCGCCGAAGCCGCCCATCAGGTTGCTGAATGCGAGAAAGAACTCCGCCGCATCGCGGATGGCATGTTCACCTGTGACAAGCGCAGCCGTTCGAAAAAACAACCCCTTGCCCAGCTTGGCAAGCGAGAACCCGCTCCGGCCCGACGCCCGCATGGCTTCCACCATCAGCTTGATCATCGGATTGTCTTCCAGGATGCCGTGCCAGCGTTCCGGAGCGGTCACGAAATCAATGGCGTGCTTGGCCGGCGGCGTGTCAATGATCACGAGATCGTAGTCGCGCTCGTGGTACAGTTCATGGAACTTTTCCATCGCCATGTAGTCTGGCGATCCCGACAGGGCGCTCGAACCGTGCACGTAGGCCGAGTTGGCAAAAATGGTCCGTGCGACGTCCTCGCTAGGAGACCGGCGCCGGATGAGATCGTCAAAGGTTTTCTTCGGGTTCAGCATCATGGCGTAGAGTTCGCCACGCACCTCGCAGCCCAGTATTCCTGCCGCGTCCACACGGCACTCGGCATTGTCATCAAGCACGACACCCAGTGCACTCGCCAGCCGCCGGGCCGGATCGACCGTCATGACAATGACCTTGCGCCCCTCGCGGGCCGCGAGCAGCGCCAGCGCGGCGCTCGTCGTCGTCTTTCCGACGCCGCCGGAACCGCAGACAATAATGGCCTTCTTCGAGCGGACCGCCTCCAGTACCGAACCACTCATGCGATCTGCGTCTCCAGGCAGCGGGCGACTTCGTGAATCGTCGTCTTGTCGAACCTTTCGGCATAAATGAACGGCACCCGCACCACCGGAACTCCCTGTGGCCTGAGCTTTTCCACATGGGACGCCTCAACGGCGTGACGCTGGTTCCAGAGCCGCTCACATTCGGTAAGCGCACGGAGAATCCGGTGTTCGGGCGCATCGCTTTTCGCCGTCCTGAGGGCCAGTTCCCGCACCTGGGCGGCAGCGGCTTCCTGCTCGGCCGGCACAGCCCGGTCGTGGAGCGCATTCAGAAACGTGCAACCGATACTGATCTCCATCGTATCCCGTATCGACTGGATGAACTCCATCGTCTCCACCACCGGCATTTCCTGGGCGATGGTGACGAGATTCAGCTGGGTCCGGCGGGAATCCATCAGGAAACTGTTTACCCCCCGCGCAACCTGGATGAGCGGCCCCACCTTCACGATATCAATCAGCGTTTGGGGCATCTGGAGGAAGAAAAGCCCGTGTCCGGTGGGCGGGGCATCGTAAACAATCAGGTCGAACCGCTTGTGTCCGCGCCGGTCCTTTTCCTCGGAAAACCCATGGATCGCGAGAATGATGAGCAGTTCCTTCACGCCGGGTGCCGCCGCGTAGGCCATCTTCACGAAGTCGGCATTGAATATGGCCCGCACCACGGTTCTGACCCGCACGATCCCGGTGATGTAATCCTCAAGGGCCTGGTCGGCGTTCAGCGAAGCGCCCCAGAGATTAGGAAAGATCTCCCGCGGGGTATGCCCCATCGGCGGCACCTGGAAGATTTCGTGCAGACGGCCGAACGAGTCGGCCTTGGTGTCGCTCTCGACGAGCAGAACCCGCTTGCCCTTCCGGGCGGCAAGCACGGCCAAGGCAGCCGACAATGTGGACTTCCCCACGCCGCCTTTGCCTGAATTGATCAGCAGGGACTTGTCGAGCAGCGGTACCATTCACACCCGGCGCAGAAGAAGGAATGCCGGGAGGCTAACACCAAATCACCCCGCCGCAAAACCGGCAGGGCTTCCATAAATGCCCGCGGGCAGGCGTATCAGCTACTTCTTGAAGAAGTTGATAATGCCCTTCATCACGTTCTTGTCCGAACCGGCGACCAATTCCAGTTCGCCGTTGTCGAACCCGATGTAGCCGCAATCGTCGCACTTGTCGGCGACAACAACCTTGAAGTTGAACTCGCTCATGTGGCCGCCGCACTTGGGGCAGCGCATCCAGTGGGTTTCCTTGCGCTTTTGCAGTTCAAGCTGGGCCTTCTCCCTGTCAAGCTTCTCGCGGAGCTTCGACAACCGTTCGGCGTCCTGCTGCTTGAAATACTCTTCCTCAAGTGAAACGGCTTCCTGGGCGGTCAGTTTTTTCAGGTTGTCAGACATGGCGTTTTGGAGGTGAACCTTTCTTCATCGCGCCCGCCCCGGTGATGCGGACGGTTTGCATTGGCCAATGTGCGCGTCCCGTGGTTTCTTGTCAACGGCTGGACCACGAACCCCGAAACCGGATGACTGTAACTGACTCAGCAGTCAGCGGGCAGACGGTGACTGTTTTTTCTCCTCTGGACGCCCATGCTAGTTTGTCATGGCTGTATGGGGCCCCGGTCAACAGGGCTCCTGGGCTGCAGGTACAGGATCAGATGGCAGAGAAAACCGCTTCCCCGAGCCGCAAGCGTGAAAACCCCTGGGTCATGCGGACCTATTCGGGACATTCATCGGCAAAGGCATCCAACGAACTTTACCGGACCAACCTCGCCAAGGGGCAAACGGGGCTGTCTATCGCCTTCGATCTTCCCACCCAGACGGGATACGACTCGGACGACCCGATGGCGCGGGGCGAGGTGGGCAAGGTCGGCGTTCCTGTGTCGCACCTGGGTGACATGGAG
This portion of the Deltaproteobacteria bacterium genome encodes:
- a CDS encoding OmpA family protein; amino-acid sequence: MSALPVRWQPVAIVLAAAILLPACGNRFMREWVRSPAALEPVQCVAVFPLDNLTTYPNAGLVVADFIATDLYSTGLFRVMERTEVIRQANAVNLPLPSRMNAEFARMLGERLNVDGVIYGSVSEYWYPNTTGTDFSGHLLQGDEPTVGLNVRMLDVTSGEIVWSNSMSRTSFAIFTSQRDPLSRVAQLAVREMIEPMAAKISARQVNPNAVCGQHIAPLRGSFTARVLDAKSGQPVADAKVRLRKPVDQAFEFDPVENTFASPELDPGQAQWVASAEGYEARSETIEIMSNRVQQIEIRLNPLKKDAPPVLPTVLRGRVRNPDGGPIGGAIIVFDPPDPAGAIVADRNTGSFERKLAPGSYVVIGTAEGYQRHELPVRLAEGQTSQVEIVLQPLAVDKPAVRIEDDQIVIDEKIRFRMGQTTIEQSSYPVLTQVAQTIKASPRIRKVQVEGHTDDVGGAIENQRISERRANEVVKFLVQAGVEASRLVAVGFGEAIPIADNSTPEGRETNRRVEFVILEQD
- a CDS encoding dehydratase, with the translated sequence MGQVFIENIKAGDSMPPLTTDPITRVQLVKYAGSSLDFNPLHYDEDFAHKAGLKGCIAHGMLSMGFLGRYVRNWAGPRAHVKVIDVRFTSPTDLGDTVTCKGTVKNVNAQTREVECEFETATQRGNVTVKGSAIVVLPSQKN
- a CDS encoding ArsA family ATPase; the protein is MSGSVLEAVRSKKAIIVCGSGGVGKTTTSAALALLAAREGRKVIVMTVDPARRLASALGVVLDDNAECRVDAAGILGCEVRGELYAMMLNPKKTFDDLIRRRSPSEDVARTIFANSAYVHGSSALSGSPDYMAMEKFHELYHERDYDLVIIDTPPAKHAIDFVTAPERWHGILEDNPMIKLMVEAMRASGRSGFSLAKLGKGLFFRTAALVTGEHAIRDAAEFFLAFSNLMGGFGERSDQVSRAFRSSECGFFVVTSTNLITVEEALFLVDTLRRMGIDTSGVIVNRTRKDFVGELPEGYLPGRVAELDRVDETLVPELMRQLGAGSDLRPVMSHLARNLALHQIQLANDRRNVDLVRRRLPSGRFLHWVEELDSDISDLHGLNRVADLLKS
- a CDS encoding ArsA family ATPase codes for the protein MVPLLDKSLLINSGKGGVGKSTLSAALAVLAARKGKRVLLVESDTKADSFGRLHEIFQVPPMGHTPREIFPNLWGASLNADQALEDYITGIVRVRTVVRAIFNADFVKMAYAAAPGVKELLIILAIHGFSEEKDRRGHKRFDLIVYDAPPTGHGLFFLQMPQTLIDIVKVGPLIQVARGVNSFLMDSRRTQLNLVTIAQEMPVVETMEFIQSIRDTMEISIGCTFLNALHDRAVPAEQEAAAAQVRELALRTAKSDAPEHRILRALTECERLWNQRHAVEASHVEKLRPQGVPVVRVPFIYAERFDKTTIHEVARCLETQIA
- a CDS encoding zf-TFIIB domain-containing protein, which codes for MSDNLKKLTAQEAVSLEEEYFKQQDAERLSKLREKLDREKAQLELQKRKETHWMRCPKCGGHMSEFNFKVVVADKCDDCGYIGFDNGELELVAGSDKNVMKGIINFFKK